The nucleotide window TCGTGTTGATGGCGATCCCGGGGTACGCCATCGCCGCCGTCGGGGGCGCGCTGTTCGGCCCGGTCGTCGGCCTCGGCCTCACGATGATCGGCGTCACCGTCGGGAGTACGATCGCCTTCCTGATCGCCCGTCGGTGGGGCCGACCGATCGTCGAGCGGATGATCGAAGAAGACGCCCTCGAACGGTTCGACGAGTTCGCCCAGAGCGCTGGCACGCCCGGCCTGTTCCTGTTCGTGTTCATCCCCGTGCTCCCGGAGGACGTGATCAGTTTCGTCGCGGGGATGGCCGAGTTCAAACTCTCGACGTTCGTCGCGGTGATGTTCTTCGGTCGCCTGCCCGCGGCGGCAGTCGCCGTCTTCGCGGGGTCGAGTTTCGCCAGCGGGGAACTGCTCGAAGCGGGCCTCTGGGCGATGGTGTTGATCGTCTTCTCGGGGTACACCTACTACTACCGCGACGAACTCCTGGAGTACGCGAGTCGGCTGTGAGCGATCGGTGTGGGGAAGGATTTTGCCCGTTCCCACCACAACGAAAACCACGATGAGTCCCGACGACCGGCGAATCGATTCCACGGGGCGACTCACGATCCCGAAAGCGATGCGGGATCGTCTCGGGATCGACACCGGCGATCGCGTCACTATCGAAATCGACGACGCGTTCGTCATCCGGCCCCAGACCGACCGCGAGGAGTTCGTCACCACGATGGAGGGGTGTATCACGGCCGAGACCCGCCGCGAGTCCGCTCGACCGATCTCGCCGGCGGAGTTGAGAGCAGACTGGACCTCTGACCGTCCCGACGAACGATCGCTGTGAGTGGCTCGTCGTCGATCCCGCCGACCGCGTAGCCCCAGACACAACGGATCCACGCGTTCGGGTGCGACGGGCGGCCACGGCGTTCACACCGCCCCCAGCTATTTGGAGCCTGACCCTCCAAGGGGAGTCCGATGGTCGGACTGCCCGCCGCTCTCGGTCTCCTCGCGGTCACCCCCGCGATCATCTGGATCGGCAGTACCTTCTTCGAGCAGTCCGCCGGACGCCTGAGCAAACACTACGGCCTGCCGGTCGCCGTCCACGGCGCGATCGTGCTCGCGGTCGGATCGAGCGTTCCCGAGATCAGTTCGATCGTCATCAGCACGGTCGTCCACGGCGAGTTCGCGCTCGGCGTCGGCGCGATCGTCGGGAGTGCGATCTTCAACCTGCTGGTGATCCCCGCGCTCTCGGGGCTCACCAGCGAGAGCCTCGAAGCCACGCGGGATATCGTCCACAAGGACGCCCAGTTTTACATCATCAGCGTGCTCGTGCTCTTCGTCGTCTTCGCGCTGGGGGCGACGTACGTCCCGGGCGGGACGAACGAGGCCGCGATCTTGACGCCCGCACTGGTCGTCCTCCCCTTGCTCACCTACGGCGTCTACGTCTTTTTACACCAGCAAGACGCGAGCGCCCACGTCGCGCCGGACGGGCCGGCGATCGCACCGATTCGGGAGTGGGCCACGCTCGCGGGCGCGCTCGTCGTCATCGCCGTCGGCGTCGAGGGCATCGTCCGCGCGGCGCTCTCGCTCGGCGCGCTCTTCGAGACCCCCACCTTCCTCTGGGGCGTAACCGTCATCGCCGCCGCGACGAGTCTGCCCGACGCGTTCGTCAGCATCCGGGCCGCTCGAAACGACGACAGCGTCACCAGCCTGACGAACGTCCTCGGGTCGAACACGTTCAACCTGCTCGTCGCCATCCCCGTCGGCGTCCTCCTCGCGGGGACGGCGACGATCGACTTCCGGGTGGCGGTCCCGACGATGGGGTTTCTGGGGGTCGCGACGCTCGTCTTCGTCGTCTTCACGCGGACGGACCTCGAGTTGACCGACCGCGAGGCGATCGGCTTCCTCGCGCTGTACGGCCTCTTCCTGGTGTGGATGATCCTCGAGTCGATCGGTGCGATCGAGACGGTCCGCGGGATCTGACCGACCCCCACGGTATTTACGACCGGCGACGAAACTGACGACCCGGTCATGGCGGTCGCACAGCTGGGTCAGATAGCGGGACTCCTCGCGGAATCGCCGCTCACCGTGGACATGCTGGTCGTGTTCGCGATCATCGCCGTCGCGCTCGTGCTGTTCGTCTGGCAGCCGATCCCGATCGACACGACGGCGATCGCCGTCATGGTCGCGTTGATCGTCCTCGAACCCTGGACCGGGGTGACGCCCGCCGACGGCGTCTCGGGATTCTCGAACCCCGCGACGGTGACCGTCCTCGCGATGTTCGTGTTGAGCGAGGGGGTCCGGCGAACGGGGGCGGTTCAGATCCTCACGCGGGCGATATCGAAATACACCGGCGACAGCGACCTCAAGCAGTTGCTCGCGGTGATCGGCCTCGGGGGGCCACCGGCGGGCTTTATCAACAACACCCCGATCGTCGCGATCTTGATCCCGGCGGTCAACGAGATCGCCCGCAAGGCCGACACCTCACCGTCGAAGCTGTTGATGCCACTCTCCTTTGCGGCGATGATGGGCGGGACACTCACCCTGATCGGGACCTCGACGAACCTGCTCGCGAGTGACGTCTGGGCGCGCCAGGGCGGGCCCGCCGCCGCGCCGTTTACGATGTTCGAGTTCACCCAGCTCGGCGTCGTCGTCTTCGCCGTCGGCGTCGTCTATCTGCTGACCGTCGGGCGATACCTGACGCCAGCGCGCATCAGCCCCGCCGGCTCGCGCGAGGAGTTCGGGCTCTCGGAGTATCTCACCGACGTGGTCGTCCGAGAGGGGTCGCCGCTGGCCGGCACGACCGTGCGCGAGATCCACCGCACCGACGAGTTCGCGATCGAGGTGTTCCAGATCGTCCGCGACGGCCACACGATCGCCCACGATCTCAGCACGCAGCGACTCCAGGCGGGCGACATCCTCGCCGTCCGGACCGACGAGGACACGATCCAGCGCGTGCTCGACGCCGACGGCCTGGACCTGCTCGCGGACGTCATAGACGACATCGAGGACGAACGATCGGCAGACATTCGCGACGCCGTCGTCGGCGACATGGGAGACGCCGACCGGCCACGCGACACCGACGCGGACCGCGACACCGCCGCGAACGATAGCGACGACGAGGCCGTCATGACCGAAGTCGTCCTCCTGCCGGGGTCGTGGCTCTCGGGCCGGGCGTATCGCATCGCCGATTTCGAACACCAGTACGATCTGAGCGTGCTCGCGGTCCGTCGGGGCAGCGAGGTGATCCGCAAGCGCATGCGCGACGTGAGACTCCGCGGCGGCGACACCCTGCTGATCCAGGCCTCGGGGCCGACCGTCGAGGAGTTACGTACCGCCCGGAACGTCGTCGTCTCGGGCAACGACGACTGGGAGTCGTTCGACCGCCGGAAGATTCCGATCGCGGTCGGGATCGTCGGTGGCGTCGTCGCACTCGCCGCCCTCGACGTCCTCCCGATCATGGTGAGTGCGCTCGCGGGCATCGTCGCGATGATCGTCACCGGCTGTCTCCGGCCCGCAGACGCCTACGACGCCGTCAGCTGGGACGTGATCTTCCTGCTCGCGGGCGTGATCCCGCTCGGCATCGCGATGGAGCAGTCGGGCGCGGCGGCGCTGCTGGGGACGATGATCGTCGGCGTGGGCGATCTACTCCCACCGCTGGCCATGCTCGGGGTGTTCTACCTCTTTACCGCGGTGCTCACCAACGTGATCAGCAACAACGCCAGCGTCGTGTTGATGATCCCGATCGCCATCGACGCGGCCGTCAGCCTCGGCGCGAACCCGTTTTCGTTCGTGCTCGCGGTGACGTTCGCCGCCTCGACGGCGTTCATGACGCCCGTCGGCTACCAGACGAATCTGATGGTCTACGGGCCCGGTGGCTACCGATTCGGTGATTTCGTCCGGGTGGGACTCCCCTTGCAACTGTTGCTTACGATCGTGACGCCACTCGCGATTGCGTACTTCTGGGGCGTGTGAGTGGAGAGAGGGCCGTCCGGGCGTCGAAACGTCTTTACAATTTCGTACACATTGTATACACGTGAGCACGATACGCGTCTCCGACGACGTCAAAGAGCGGTTACGGGACCTGAAACGTGACGACGAGTCGTTCGACGACCTGCTGGATCGACTCAGTCGCCAGGACACCGACGTCGACGAGATCGCGGGCTGTCTGGCCTTTGCGGACGATGATGGCGACCTTCTGGATCGGATGGACGACGCCCACGACGAGTTGAGCGATTCGCTGGACGGACACGTTGGACGATGATCGTCCTCGACAGGGACGTTCTGGCGAAAATTTCCGGACGAGACGTCGACCAGGGCGTCCTCAACCATTGCCGACAGTACAGCCGAGAGGAGTGGACGATTCCAGCGATCGTCGCCTGGGAGTCGTACAAAGCGGTGTCGGAACGGTCACAGAAGCGACGTGTCCAGCGGGCACTGGCCGACAACTTCGATCGGATTCTCGACCTGACCGACGACGCTGGTCTCGAAGCCGCCGCACTCGACGAGAGCCTCTCAGCGCAGGGCGTCACACTCGACACCGCCGATCTCCTGAATCTCGCAATCGCCCACGAGGCCGGCGGCACGTTCGTCACCCACAACGCCAACGACTTCGATACGCCACCAGTTCACGACCTCGTCGATATCGACGTCGTGACCGGCGACTCAACCTGACCCGGGAGAATCGCGACTCCGTTCCGTGTCACCGATGATCGAAGGGGACGAGCGTTGGACTCCGTCCAACGAACCACACGGGCGCTGAGGGACTGAGCGAAGCCGAAGGCTTCGCGAGGGTCGTCGCGGCCGCTGAATGACGAGCAATGCGAGGAACGAAGCGGCTGCGACGGGACTGAGCGGCGACTCCGTCGCCGCGAGGGTTGAGGGACGCTTGCGTCCCTCAGGACTGAGCGAACGCGTTGCGTTCGCGATGATCGAACGACGCGTGCGTCGGTCGGGATTTGAACCACCTGCACTTCGCTCACTTCGTTCGCTCGTGCCGTCGTTCAAATCCTTCAGTGCCGGTTCGCTCGTTTCTCACTCCGTTCGAAAACTCGCTGTCTCCGAAAATCGAAGATTTTCGGGATGAGCGTTGGACTTTGTCCAACGAACCACACGGGCGCTGAGGGATTTGAACCGAAGCCAGACGTGCTCGCTCCGCTGCGCGCGACTGGCAGGGTTCAAATCCGCAGTGCCGGTTCGTTCGCCGGTTCGCTGGCTCACGGCCATGCCGTTCGCCGTTCCGAGGCTCTCACTTCGTTCGAGCCTCGCTATCGCTCACCGGCTCACTGCACGGGCGCTGAGGGATTTGAACCCCCGGCAACTTGGTTCGAAGCCAAGCACTCTGTCCAGGCTGAGCTAAGCGCCCTTATCCGAGCCAAAACACGCGCAGGGATAAAACCCACCATCCCGCCGTCCGCCACACCTATGACAGTGGGCGTTCCCTGTCCACACATGTCACTCTCTGACGACGCGATCACCGACCTGCTCGCATCGGCCGAAACGATCGCCGTGGTCGGCTGTTCGAGCACGCCCGGTAAGGCCGCCCACGACGTCCCGAAGTATCTCGACGGGCACGGCTACAACATCCTGCCAGTCAACCCGTTCGCCGACGAGATCCTGGGCCGCGAGGCCGTCGATTCGCTCGCCGACATCGACGAATCGGTCGACATCGTCGACGTGTTCCGCCCGAGCGACGAAGTCCCGGAGATCATCGACAGTGCGCTCGACAATACGGACGATGCGGCGATCTGGCTGCAACTCGGTATCGATCACCCCAATGCCGTCGAACGCGCCAGAGCGGCGGGCCGGTCGGTCGTCGCCGATCGGTGCATGAAGATCGAACACGGCCGCCTGATCGAAACCTAACGCTCGTCGCTCGCGCTGTCGGTACTCTCGGCGGGCGAGTCGGGCGTGGCCTCGTCGCTCCCGCCGTCTGAATCCTCGTCCGCGTCCCCCTCCGCGGACTCGTCGTCCGCGTCCACGTCCTCGATCGACGCCTCGGCGATGATCGCGTCGGGATCGAGCCCCTGCTCGGCGGCGATCGCCTCGATGAGCGCACGATTTTCCGCGACGTCTCGGTCGAGGCCGTCGACGGTGTCGGCAGTCGTGTTGAGCTTCTTGCGGATCTCGATGACGTGCTCGCGGAGTTCGACCATCCGCTCGTACAGCTCCTCGGCGACCTCGACCATCTTCTGGACGCGTTTCGCCGTGTCGGTGAGTGCCATTGTCGGATCGAGGCGGTCGACCCCTGTGGCCCTTTCGGTGGCCCGCCGTCGAGCGAAAGGTCCTTGAGGGGAGCCGGCGGAGTGTGGAGTGGACTAGGCCGGGCGGCCAGGCCCCGCCCCTCGCCCGCATGATGGTCTTGAGCGGGGGCCGAACACCGGAGACGTCGGATCCGCCGGGTGCGGACCCCGGCCCCAACCGTGGAAGCCTCGTCCCGCGGGGGCAGCGGTCCACGTCGGCTCGCCTGCAGGGGCGACTCGGCGTGGTTGATCGGCGCCAGCCCGTCAGGCGCGGAAGCGAGCAGCGGAGCGCCGGACACCTGTCGCTCGCGGGGTTGCGGGGTGGAGGGACGGGCCGGGACTACCCGCACCCGAACGATCCGGCAACTCCGGCCGTCCACTCCCATTCATCGCGACATCGACCGACGAGCGGTCGCTCCGTGTCGGTTGCGCGCGCCGGGAATTCGATCGCAGCGCGTCCCATCACTCGGTCTCGAACGCCGCGCCCTCGACGGTCAGCCCGCCGCTGACCGTGCGATTCGGATACGGGATGTCGATGCCGGCGTCGTCGAATCGCTCTTTGACGCTGGCGGTGTACTCGCCGCGGATCCGCACCACGTCCGACCGACTCGGATCACCGATCCAGACCCGCGACTGGAGGACGACCGACGAGTCACCGAGTTCGGTCACCCGCACCGAGGGGTCGGGGGTCGCGAGCACGTCCGGGTGGGCCTCGGCCTCGTCGAGGACGATGTCGGTCGCAGCGTCGATGTCGTCGTCGTACCCGATGCCAAAGTCGACTTTGACGCGCAACCGGTCGGCGTCGACCGGGTTCTTGATGACGCCGTCGGTGAGGTGGCTGTTCGGGACCGTCAGCAGTTCGTTGTCGAACGTCCGGACGCGGGTCACCCGGAGGCTGATGTCCTCGACGCGCCCGCTGTAATCGTCCCACTCGATCCAATCACCGATGCGGAACGGCCGATCGGTGAAGATGAACACGCCCGCCGCGAGGTTTTTCATCACGTCCTGCAGGGCGAACCCGATCGCGAGCGTCCCGGCGGCGGCGATGGTCGCGAGCGACTGGAGGAAGCTTCCGAAGCCCGCGAGGCCGAAGGCGACCGCGACCGCGACGAACAGAACGGCGATGTTGACGAGTTTGATCAGGGGTTTCCGGGCGTGTGCGTCGAGATTCCGGGCCTGCAGGACACGGCCGATCGCCGGCGCGACGACCGCCCGGCCCACGATCACGAGTGCCACGAAGACGGCGAAGAAGGTGAGTGCGCTGCCGATCTCGGCGGCATAGGGCAGCCCTGCCGCGTCGAGCGTCTGGCCGATCGGGCCCGCCGTGACGTTGGTGTCGAGGACGCTCATTCGTAGACGGCGGTGTGCCCTCTCGTCTCGACGAGATCCGCGCCGGCGCGGTCGGCCAGGTCGGCCGCCAACTCGTCGGTGGTCGTTCCGCCCCGTGCCGCGCGGTGGAAGCGGACCTTGACGAACGCGCGATCGTCGAGTTGGGCCGCGAGTTCCTCGACGGCGGGGTCGAGGCCACGCTTGCCCACCCAGAGGCTCACGTCGAGGTCGTGAATCTGCTGGCGTCGATCGGTCATACGGGGTTCACCCGATGCAGATGTGAATAGCTTTCGGCGCGGGCGCGCCACCGGGCCGACGACGGACGATAGTTTTTCCCGCCAGCGCTCCAACGTGGGGAGTATGTCCCGCTGGGAGTGTGCCATCGAGGGCGACGATCGGACCTTCGATCGGGTCGAAGACCTGATCGTCCACCAGGCCAGCGCGCACGAGCACGTCGAGTGCAAGGTCTGCGGGACCGTCCTGCCCGACGGCTACTTCGCGATTCGCCACGCCTTCGAGGAACACACCCGGGCGGACTACGTGCGGGCCTACGACGCGACGGCCGCCGAGGTCCGCCGTCGCGAACAGGTCAAACAGGTCGTCGAGTCCGCCGCCGACATCCGCGAGGTCGTCGACCGCCTGGAGGGCGGCGACGGCACGCTCTAATTTTCAGCCGCCGATCGGCTCAGTCCGCCGCGGTCGCGGGGAGTTCCGACTCGACAGCGAGTCGTTCGTCCGCATCGCAGACGAGCGCCCGAGCGTCGCTGTGCGATTCGACCGCATCGGCGAACTCGTCGGTGTCCACCTCGATCGGCGGGAACGAGTCGTAGTGCATCGGGAGCGCGAGATCGGCTCCGACCCAGTCGACGGCGATCGCGGCCTGCTCGGGCCCCATCGTGAAGTGATCGCCGATCGGCACGGCCGCGACGTCCGGTTCGAGGAACTCGCCGATCACGTCGGCCATCTCGCTCATCAGCGCGGTATCGCCAGCATGGTAAAACACCGGATCGTCGTCGGCCGCGAGCGGCGGGGCCGCACCGATCAGATAGCCCGCGGGCATCCCACCGGTGGCGTCGGGCGCGGTCTCCATGCCGTTGGAGTGGTCCGCGCGATGCATCGTCACGTGAGCGTCGCCCAGTTCGATCGTCCCACCGAGGTTGAACCCGATCGTCTCGCCGATGTCGAACGCCTGCTCGCAGTAGCCCACGACCTCGGGCGTGCCCGCGACCGGGCAGTCGTAGGCCCCCACGTCGGCGATGTGGTCGGCGTGACCGTGGGTCAGGAGGACGTAGTCGGGATCCACGTCGGTCGGGTCCGCGTCGGTCTTGGGATTGTCGAAGAACGGATCGATCAGCAGCGTCGTCGAGTCTATCTCGACACGCCAGGTCGAGTGGCCGAACCAGGTAAGCTCCATAGGCGGCGGTCGGGGCGGATCGCACTTAATCGTTGAGTGGTCCAGTCGAGCGAAGTGGGCGAGATCGGCGGATCACCGCCCCGATGTCATCCGAGCAACTCCCGAATCCGGCGTTCGAACAGTTCCTCCAGAGCGATCCAGAGGATCTCGGTCGGAATCGTCGGGTCGAACGACGACGCCTCGTGGTGAGTGTCCGAAGCGTCCGGCACCTGGTACTGGAAGTGGACCGGACCGAGGTCGGGATGATCCGCGTCGCGGTGGTACCCACAGTTGAACCCCGTGTTCGGATCGGCGTAATGAATGCGATAGAACTGCTCGTCACCCCGAAACCGCCACTCCACGTCGAGTGTGGGATCGGCAGGACCCGTCGACGGCCGGACGCGATCGGCCGCGACAGTCGCTCGAAGAGACCGTTTCACGATGCTGTCCGGTTCGTAGGTGACGGTCGTGATTTCTGGCTGGCGTTCGAGTACGTCCCTGAGCCCGCGATAGACCGTCGTATCGATCGTCCCTGGCAGACTCATATCAGACCGACAGTGCGTCTCGCTCGCTCGCCCAGTCGTACTCGTTGAGCGCGGCCCTGAGGACTGGCTGACGGTCGGCGAGATGTTCCCACTCGCTGGCGATATCGCGGCGGCGATCGATCTCGTCGATCGCGTCGAGGTCTGCGATCGACGCGCGGAGTTCGCCCGGCGTATCGACCCCGAACTCGTCTTTCCAGTCGGCGATCGACGATCGAATCGACACGAGAGAACTCGTCAGTGCCTCACGGTCGTGTTCGCGCTGGAGGGTCGCGATCTCCCGGTAAGTCGCCATCAACTGGTCGATACAGTAGCGTCGCTGGCCGTCTTGCTCGACGACACGCAGCACGTCGTCCTCGACGAGTTGGTCGAGATACTTCCGGGCGGTCTTGGCGGAGACGTCAGTTTCGTCGGCGACCCACGCCGCCGTCCGCGGCGTCCGAAGCGTCCGCGCGGCCGCCCGGACACGCTCTCCGCGTGTCAACTCGGTTCGGTCGCCAGATGGCTCGTCGGTCACGTTCGTGTAGAGGTGGCCCGCGAACAAATATACATCGCCGGGGAAATATACGAATCGCGCCCACGACACTCTGCGTCGGTCACACTCGAACGTCCGGTCGGGTCGGATGCGATCGAACCGACGGCCGGTCACCCTCGGGTCAGTCCTCGTGTCTGAGGTACCCCACGACGAACACGATTCCCGCACCGACAGCGATCGTGAGATGGGCGAGTACTTGCCACCCGTTGAAGCCGGCGGCGAGAAGGGCGAGACCCGCCCCCAGGTACAGCGCCAAGGCGCTGGCGACGGCGAGATCGATGATCGTCCACCCCTCGTCGATCGATTGCTGAGATTCGAAGACGACCTTGAACCCGACACTGACGAACAGGAGCGTGAGGACAGCCCCGAAGACGACCCCCGGCCTGAACAGCGGTTGTCCAGCACCGATGTCGTCCCCATGGGTGACGGCGAACGCTCCTCCGGCGATCACGACGATGGCAATTGCGAGTGACGTTTGTTTGAGTCCGATATCCATGAGTTCGCGTTACTGCGGTACAACAGTATCCCGTAGCGTCGAGACCCCGTTCGACCGTCACTGCGTGACGTAGCCGCCGTCGATCACCATCGACTCGCCGGTGACGAAGGAGGCGTCGTCCGAGCAGAGCCAGACCGCGGCGTCACCGATCTCCTCGGGATCACCCAGGCGGCCCATCGGCGTCGCGTCCGCGGCCGCGTCCGCCGTGTCGGAGTCGTCGGTCATCGGCGTCCGGATCACACCCGGACAGATGGCGTTGACCCGGACGCCGTCGGCGGCGAATTCCAGCGCGGCGGACTTCGTCAGGCCGAGCACGCCGTGTTTGCTCGCGACGTAGGGGCTCAGACCGGGAAAACCGACGACGCCAGCGATCGAGGCGGTGTTGACGATCGACCCACCGCCCGATTCGAGCATCGCGGGGATCTGGGCGCGCATCGAGCAGAACACGCCCTTGAGATTCACGCCGATGACCGACTCCCAGTTGTCCATCGGTTGGTCGGCAGTCGCGCCGCTTTCCCCGTCGATGCCAGCGTTGTTGAACGCGAAGTCGAGACCGCCGTAGGTGTCGACGGTCGCCTCGACGAGCGCCTCGACGCTTTCCTCGTCGCTCACGTCGGTCTCGACGAACGTCGCCTCACCGCCCGCCGATTCGATGTCCGCGACGGTCTGCTGGCCGTCCTGGACGTTCACGTCCGCGACGACGACCCGTGCGCCTTCGGCGGCGAATCGCTGTGCGGCGGCGTCTCCGATCCCTGTGCTCGCGCCCGTGACGATCGTGACTGCTCCATCGAGTCCGTCCATACGATCGAAGGGGGGACGGGCCAGAGAATAATAGTTTCGGCAGTGACAGGGAGGGGCGATCAGACTCGGTCTTCGAGCGCGCTCGCGACCCGGACGATCGTCGGTTCGCCGAACGCGGGGCCGACGAACTGCGCGCCGACCGGGAGGCCGTCGGTCTCGCCTGCGGGCACGCTGATCGCGGGCAGGTTCGCCAGATTCACAGGCGTCGTGTTCGCGTCCGCGAGATACATTGTGAGCGGATCGTCCAGACTCTCCCCGCGTTCCATCGGCGGGACCGGCATCGTCGGCGACGCCAACACGTCGACCTCGTCGAAGACGGCGTCGAAGTCCTGTTTGATCCACGCGCGGGCCTCCTGGGCCTGTTTGTAGTACTTGTCGTGATAGCCCGCCGAGAGCGCATACGTGCCCAGCAGGATCCGACGGATCACTTCCTCGCCGAAGCCCTCCGCACGGGTCGCGCCGAACGATTCGTTCCAGTTGCCCGATTTCCCGGCGTCGTGGCCGAAGCGGACGCCGTCGAACCGCGCGAGGTTCGACGAGGCTTCCGACATCGCGATGACGTAGTACGCGGCGACGGCGTGTTCGAGACTCGGGAGTTCGACCTCCCGGATCGTCGCGCCAGCGTCGGAGAGGCAGTCAATGGCGTCCTCGAACGTCCCGACGACACCCGCGTCGGCCCCGTCGAGCAGGTCGGTCACCACACCGATGGTGAGATTCGCGACCGATCCGTCGGCGGCGTCGGCGAAGCCATAGGCGGGCGCAGGGCCAGCGGGGTCGGCCCCCGTCGCGGTGTCGTAGTGGTCGCTGGCGTCGCGCGTCGTCGCGTCCCGGTCGTCCGGCCCCGCGATGACGTCCAGCGCGAGCGCCGCGTCTTCGACGCTCTCCGCGATCGGGCCGATCTGTTCG belongs to Halococcoides cellulosivorans and includes:
- a CDS encoding TVP38/TMEM64 family protein translates to MQIFKTTRDRNLAIAGLVAFALFIGSIYLTIRLKFPFLLSEEALKEIFRGFPPGLGMLVFTVSHIIQVVLMAIPGYAIAAVGGALFGPVVGLGLTMIGVTVGSTIAFLIARRWGRPIVERMIEEDALERFDEFAQSAGTPGLFLFVFIPVLPEDVISFVAGMAEFKLSTFVAVMFFGRLPAAAVAVFAGSSFASGELLEAGLWAMVLIVFSGYTYYYRDELLEYASRL
- a CDS encoding AbrB/MazE/SpoVT family DNA-binding domain-containing protein, which translates into the protein MSPDDRRIDSTGRLTIPKAMRDRLGIDTGDRVTIEIDDAFVIRPQTDREEFVTTMEGCITAETRRESARPISPAELRADWTSDRPDERSL
- a CDS encoding sodium:calcium antiporter; protein product: MVGLPAALGLLAVTPAIIWIGSTFFEQSAGRLSKHYGLPVAVHGAIVLAVGSSVPEISSIVISTVVHGEFALGVGAIVGSAIFNLLVIPALSGLTSESLEATRDIVHKDAQFYIISVLVLFVVFALGATYVPGGTNEAAILTPALVVLPLLTYGVYVFLHQQDASAHVAPDGPAIAPIREWATLAGALVVIAVGVEGIVRAALSLGALFETPTFLWGVTVIAAATSLPDAFVSIRAARNDDSVTSLTNVLGSNTFNLLVAIPVGVLLAGTATIDFRVAVPTMGFLGVATLVFVVFTRTDLELTDREAIGFLALYGLFLVWMILESIGAIETVRGI
- a CDS encoding SLC13 family permease; amino-acid sequence: MAVAQLGQIAGLLAESPLTVDMLVVFAIIAVALVLFVWQPIPIDTTAIAVMVALIVLEPWTGVTPADGVSGFSNPATVTVLAMFVLSEGVRRTGAVQILTRAISKYTGDSDLKQLLAVIGLGGPPAGFINNTPIVAILIPAVNEIARKADTSPSKLLMPLSFAAMMGGTLTLIGTSTNLLASDVWARQGGPAAAPFTMFEFTQLGVVVFAVGVVYLLTVGRYLTPARISPAGSREEFGLSEYLTDVVVREGSPLAGTTVREIHRTDEFAIEVFQIVRDGHTIAHDLSTQRLQAGDILAVRTDEDTIQRVLDADGLDLLADVIDDIEDERSADIRDAVVGDMGDADRPRDTDADRDTAANDSDDEAVMTEVVLLPGSWLSGRAYRIADFEHQYDLSVLAVRRGSEVIRKRMRDVRLRGGDTLLIQASGPTVEELRTARNVVVSGNDDWESFDRRKIPIAVGIVGGVVALAALDVLPIMVSALAGIVAMIVTGCLRPADAYDAVSWDVIFLLAGVIPLGIAMEQSGAAALLGTMIVGVGDLLPPLAMLGVFYLFTAVLTNVISNNASVVLMIPIAIDAAVSLGANPFSFVLAVTFAASTAFMTPVGYQTNLMVYGPGGYRFGDFVRVGLPLQLLLTIVTPLAIAYFWGV
- a CDS encoding antitoxin VapB family protein, with product MSTIRVSDDVKERLRDLKRDDESFDDLLDRLSRQDTDVDEIAGCLAFADDDGDLLDRMDDAHDELSDSLDGHVGR
- a CDS encoding type II toxin-antitoxin system VapC family toxin produces the protein MIVLDRDVLAKISGRDVDQGVLNHCRQYSREEWTIPAIVAWESYKAVSERSQKRRVQRALADNFDRILDLTDDAGLEAAALDESLSAQGVTLDTADLLNLAIAHEAGGTFVTHNANDFDTPPVHDLVDIDVVTGDST
- a CDS encoding CoA-binding protein; the encoded protein is MSLSDDAITDLLASAETIAVVGCSSTPGKAAHDVPKYLDGHGYNILPVNPFADEILGREAVDSLADIDESVDIVDVFRPSDEVPEIIDSALDNTDDAAIWLQLGIDHPNAVERARAAGRSVVADRCMKIEHGRLIET
- a CDS encoding DUF5798 family protein, with amino-acid sequence MALTDTAKRVQKMVEVAEELYERMVELREHVIEIRKKLNTTADTVDGLDRDVAENRALIEAIAAEQGLDPDAIIAEASIEDVDADDESAEGDADEDSDGGSDEATPDSPAESTDSASDER
- a CDS encoding mechanosensitive ion channel family protein; protein product: MSVLDTNVTAGPIGQTLDAAGLPYAAEIGSALTFFAVFVALVIVGRAVVAPAIGRVLQARNLDAHARKPLIKLVNIAVLFVAVAVAFGLAGFGSFLQSLATIAAAGTLAIGFALQDVMKNLAAGVFIFTDRPFRIGDWIEWDDYSGRVEDISLRVTRVRTFDNELLTVPNSHLTDGVIKNPVDADRLRVKVDFGIGYDDDIDAATDIVLDEAEAHPDVLATPDPSVRVTELGDSSVVLQSRVWIGDPSRSDVVRIRGEYTASVKERFDDAGIDIPYPNRTVSGGLTVEGAAFETE
- a CDS encoding YhbY family RNA-binding protein; translated protein: MTDRRQQIHDLDVSLWVGKRGLDPAVEELAAQLDDRAFVKVRFHRAARGGTTTDELAADLADRAGADLVETRGHTAVYE
- a CDS encoding DUF7565 family protein, yielding MSRWECAIEGDDRTFDRVEDLIVHQASAHEHVECKVCGTVLPDGYFAIRHAFEEHTRADYVRAYDATAAEVRRREQVKQVVESAADIREVVDRLEGGDGTL
- a CDS encoding metal-dependent hydrolase, which translates into the protein MELTWFGHSTWRVEIDSTTLLIDPFFDNPKTDADPTDVDPDYVLLTHGHADHIADVGAYDCPVAGTPEVVGYCEQAFDIGETIGFNLGGTIELGDAHVTMHRADHSNGMETAPDATGGMPAGYLIGAAPPLAADDDPVFYHAGDTALMSEMADVIGEFLEPDVAAVPIGDHFTMGPEQAAIAVDWVGADLALPMHYDSFPPIEVDTDEFADAVESHSDARALVCDADERLAVESELPATAAD
- a CDS encoding DUF7342 family protein, whose translation is MTDEPSGDRTELTRGERVRAAARTLRTPRTAAWVADETDVSAKTARKYLDQLVEDDVLRVVEQDGQRRYCIDQLMATYREIATLQREHDREALTSSLVSIRSSIADWKDEFGVDTPGELRASIADLDAIDEIDRRRDIASEWEHLADRQPVLRAALNEYDWASERDALSV
- a CDS encoding glucose 1-dehydrogenase; the encoded protein is MDGLDGAVTIVTGASTGIGDAAAQRFAAEGARVVVADVNVQDGQQTVADIESAGGEATFVETDVSDEESVEALVEATVDTYGGLDFAFNNAGIDGESGATADQPMDNWESVIGVNLKGVFCSMRAQIPAMLESGGGSIVNTASIAGVVGFPGLSPYVASKHGVLGLTKSAALEFAADGVRVNAICPGVIRTPMTDDSDTADAAADATPMGRLGDPEEIGDAAVWLCSDDASFVTGESMVIDGGYVTQ